In a genomic window of Muntiacus reevesi chromosome 1, mMunRee1.1, whole genome shotgun sequence:
- the CD2 gene encoding T-cell surface antigen CD2, translating to MNLACEILASFLLIFTVPTKGEDPESTVVWGALDHDLILDIPDFQRRDTVADIQWNRNKEKIARIRKDKLLYYQTNKYVMFTNGTLKIKSLMRNDSDLYKVEVYNSDGVNLLSKTFDLKSQEMLSGPEINWTCTNRTVSCKVENGSDPKLELFLNKSSVQRGPQRLITYKWNIKWNKTFKCVASNHVDKKVSMVTVMCPDEGLDLYLIIGICVGGTVLLIFVALLICYISKRKKQSHRRDDEQLEITAQKATLEERGRKPHQIPVSTPANPGMSQTPPVPGHRSQPPAHRPRPLAPRVQPQQKRLLPTPGTQVHQQKGPPLPKPRVQTKPPSDAEENS from the exons ATGAACCtcgcatgtgaaatcttagccaGCTTCCTTCTGATTTTCACTGTTCCCACCAAAG GTGAAGACCCTGAAAGCACTGTCGTCTGGGGTGCCCTGGATCATGACCTCATCCTGGACATTCCTGATTTTCAAAGGAGGGATACGGTAgcagatatacaatggaacagaaacaaagaaaagattgCACGAATCAGGAAAGACAAGCTACTTTACTACCAAACGAACAAATATGTTATGTTTACAAATGGAACTCTGAAAATTAAAAGTCTGATGAGAAACGATAGTGATCTCTATAAGGTAGAGGTATATAATTCAGATGGAGTAAACCTACTGAGCAAAACCTTTGATTTGAAGAGTCAAG agatGCTCTCGGGACCTGAAATTAACTGGACCTGTACCAACAGAACTGTGAGCTGCAAGGTAGAAAATGGAAGTGATCCTAAATTAGAACTGTTTTTAAATAAGAGCAGTGTCCAACGAGGTCCTCAGAGGCTCATCACCTACAAGTGGAACATCAAATGGAATAAAACATTCAAGTGTGTGGCGAGTAACCATGTCGATAAGAAAGTCAGCATGGTGACGGTCATGTGTCCAG ATGAAGGCCTGGATTTGTACCTCATCATCGGCATTTGTGTAGGAGGCACCGTCTTGCTCATCTTCGTGGCACTACTCATCTGCTACATCAGCAAGAGGAAAAAACAGAGCCACAGGAGAGATG ATGAGCAGCTGGAGATAACAGCACAGAAAGCGACCCTTGAGGAAAGAGGCCGGAAGCCTCACCAGATTCCAGTCTCAACTCCTGCAAATCCAGGCATGTCCCAAACTCCTCCAGTTCCTGGTCATCGTTCTCAGCCCCCTGCTCATCGTCCCCGGCCTCTTGCCCCCCGTGTCCAGCCCCAGCAGAAGAGGCTTCTTCCGACGCCAGGCACACAAGTTCACCAGCAAAaaggccctcccctccccaagccTCGCGTTCAAACGAAACCTCCCAGTGACGCCGAAGAAAACTCCTAA